Part of the Mya arenaria isolate MELC-2E11 chromosome 8, ASM2691426v1 genome, aatagttaattaataaaatacttattaaatataCGGTCACTATcttgtttaaagttatttatattttccataattgcgTTATTCAGTGAGAAGTTAAGGGTTTATCACTTAAacgttatgtttgttatagctttatatgtattgactttaaataCGAGTGCCACTTTAAATATGCAAACTGATCTAAAGATAATCCGTGTACAACTATTTAAGATCGATACAGTTGACTGCCGACTGTTACCTGATCAGAACTAGGACTTACAACAATTAACTCCTATATAATAGGTTACGGATATAAATTCCccgttttttatttaaacagtacATGATATCAATCCATCAAAAAAACTCTTTAAACAGACAAGTGCCTAAAACCATCTCATTGTTATCAATACATTTGTGAATAGTCATGAATAACGTCActttatcatgtttttatacTGATTTATGGACAGCAAATATTATGGTATCTAACTTGCatgtataattgtaataaatttaTCACAAGCGTCATAGAACATGGAACTTTTACATCGATAATCACTTCAGACGGTTATAATTTCtgtgtttataataaaaataaatatatgaatgtgGTCTGAATACAGCAGTCTACACCCTACAACTATGTTTGAGTAACCCTCGCGGCGCCGTCGTTATCTAGGCTAAGTAAGGTTTGATTGATAAAACAAGGTGAACCACTTTctccattattatttattttatttatcaatgatattagTGAGTcgattgattttgaaaacttaACCGCTAAAGATATAGAATTGTTGTCTGTATATATGTTGctgtttgcagatgatattgCTCTTTTCACTACGGACCCCAATAGCTTGCAAGCATTGTTAGATAATGTTTATACTTATTCTCATAAATGGGGTctgaaaattaatgtaaataagacaaaagtgtgtatatttgaaaaacgTAAATCCAGACACATGTTTGTGTGGACAGTGAACGGTGAAATCATTGACTGTCTTGACTCGTTTACATATCTTGGAATTAAATTCCATTACACTGGgaatatgaaatatgttgtaCAAACATTGCATGAACAAGCACTCAAAGCCTATCATAGTCTATTGTCTATATTTAGCAAAGTTCATCTGGATGTTAAATCTaaactaaaactatttgatTCACTCATTTCCCCAATTCTGATGTATGGCTCTGAAATATGGggcatttataattataaagaagTTGATAGATTACATCTTAAAATTTGCAAACACCTGCTGGGTGTCAAACCTCAGACTTCTAGTGCAGCAGTTCTTGGAGAACTGGGTAGATATCcattgtttgttaaatgtaaGGAACGTGCACTAAGgtattggttaaaaataatgaaaaatactgataaccctatatatatgttttattcagaaCAGTTACAAGTTAAACacttaaatagaaataattcttgggcttttgctttaaaaacattgttagaCAACATGGGATTCAGTGATACCTTCACAGCTTTCAATAATGATGTTAATTACTTACCTCTGTTCAAACAAAGATTGTATGACCAGTATAAACAGGAGTGGAACACAACTGTAGCTAGCCAGTCAAAACTAGATTTTTATAGACTATTTAAAAGTGagcttaaatttgaaaaatatattgatgttattaataatgattatattagaaaagaaatgtcGAAATTACGTTTGTATTCTCACTCTTTGGAAATTGAAACGGGCAGATATCTAAATATTGATAGAAATGCTAGACtttgtaaatgttgtaatttGAGAGTAGTAGAATCCgaataccattttattttatgctgcCCACTTTATCGTAATTTAAgactaaaatattgtataaatgtagCATTCCCGACTATACAAAAGTTTATTAAGTTAATGTCGTGtgaaaaaccaaaaacaattagaaatgtttctaaatatattCATCATGCTATGCTAAATAGACAAGAACAGCTTGATAATATACCTGCTTCTTAACTTTTGCTTAATATCTATCTAtatgttctttaaaaacatatactcCTTATACCTATATATGTAATTgtgttgtaaaaaatatcattcggCCGTctgtacaatgttaaatatgtttaatggccaaaggtattgttatatgccgatttgtcaataaactttgaagttgaagtttgaagttgataaagttaaatttaagtgatgactttgattaacatttttttacaatctaCTTGAACACACGCATGCATCAGTATGCATGCGTGTACTTCGGGtttgaattcaatattttaattgctAATTAAAAACGAGTATGGAAAATGGCAAGCTGTTTTATGTCATTGATCAGCTGATGGTTTGGCTGACAACTTGCGACTCTTCCATTGTGTTGTTGAGCGAGAAAGAGTCAAgtaaaaaagtcaaattatcgAGAGAAAAATAACACTGCTCTGTACCCGATCGAAACTATGCAAAATGTAATTAGCGATATTTATCAGTATACGTATCTTGTTTATGAAGTTTAACCAATTAACAATATGTACGGTGATAATGCCAAGTCAAGATCTTGGTATTCTCCCAACATGTTCGAAATAACTGGAAGGTCTTGAGTGGCCcaattttaatatgtgcaaatCAAAACAGAATCCATAATTTGCtgtaacaaatacaaataaaattgtaatttgtaaatagCACGGCACATGTATACACACAACTAATAAAATGACactgtcaatttaaaaaaaaatgacaagtaAAATGTCgacatgcattgttttcatcGTAAGAATGATGTAATAGTATCCGTCATATTAaagaagaatattttaaaatatcaaaacctaatataaaacaacatatcaatACATGAAATATTGGAACCTGTCAAATTGTCATGTATTTTTCGAGTAAGAACAATCATCTTCGAGTGTCAATTCGAGAAGACTTGCAAATCATTTAACTACAATTTGATggaaaacattaaaagaaaacaacaaaatggtaTTGCGACGCTATTTTTACTTGTTAAACTGAAAGTAATCCATAAAAGTATCGTAACAACTTGTATTATGCCCACACACATTggtcatgcatatataaaacaGGAGTTATTTTTCGtgataaaacatgaatataacaAAAGAAATCATTATTACCACCATATGTATTACAATAACTACCAAATGATTAAAACTAATCttggattatttattttttctgccAATCatgttttgactatttattATGCGGATGATAAAAGGAACGCCAAGTTTAACAAACAAGGGCGACAAGTGCTCTTACGTTTTGTTCCTTTTGTTGTAATAAAAGACTTGTTCGATTTTCCATGgatatgcaaaatcgcggccgaaCGTTCATtctgcatgaacgcacaaaaaatTAGAATCAATCCTTATATACAACTCATACTTATGAAGGTAAAATACTGCCAAACTGTTAAGATATTTATTCAGACATGCTGCGTTATGCAGCGAGATGAAGCTAGCCAAACATTCGTCGCGGATGGCCATTAATCGTTCGAAAAACGTTCAGACGAAGTATTTTAACAGGTGTTCTACGACATCTCTGCATCATCGTAAAGCCAAAAGTACGagtatttcaataataattattcgACACTTGAACgaaaatgcaattaattaaCGTGTTTATATCAGTTATGTAAGATGATAAGCACGAGATTTAACGATATGTTGCTACATGAGAGATGTTTCAGAACAccaataaaatcatattaattaCTGTTTGCCAAATCATCTCCCGACGATCCGCGGCAAATTCTGGCATGTTGAATATACCTTCAAATAAAAAGAAGGAGACAATGTGAGTCGGAAATAACGTGTTAAACCAACATTGCTTACTGGGATTTTTTCATTCAACTTTATACTTAAGGTGTCCGATTGGGACGATGGAATAAGCGCGACATGTCATCTTATCGAGCAAGTTGTGATACTGTTATTTTTAGATGCCTGGCGATCAAATATCCTATTATGTgggtatttttgaaaaagaaattgtttaatgatattatatgtaaataaaggAGAGAAATAACATTTGACAGTCCAAAAAGGAATGGcacatatttaagtttaaatagtCTATATAGTTAACGGTTATATAATAATACTGGCGTCCATCtttcaaatatatgtgtataggATACCTAAAACTATATGGTTCGAGACTGGCATTGTTATAGAATACTAGAAGTCATGTTATGAAATAACAAGAAGAAAACTACGTTTTGATACCATATAACGGGCAAATGTAGATATTGCATTACCAGAGCTTTCGTAAATATACCTTTACGACTGTTTTCTAGCGTTATGCAATTCATCCGAACGTTGTCGTTGGCGCTATTGAGCATTCAATCGTACCGTCATTATCCTTTCAGCTTTACAGAAGatgattttgtcatttttactcattattattattattattattgataaccGATCACAGCGTTAGTTTAACCGTCGATACTTCTTTCATAGGTATTACATATAATCAACGGCGCTCTCGCAACTTTATTTGTTGGATATCTCTTAGCAACTTGTTTACATTGTTCACATGAAGAAGAAATTGGCAGCGGAAATTTACTCttgcaattttaaaagaaattgaatataGATCCATTGATGTAACTGGCGAGCATCATCATGTTATATTAGTCACTTTCGTCCTCTGATGTGTTCACAGCGGACGAATATTCGTCGTTACTGTTTTCGGAATCACTCCAGAATTCAAATGCCCACTGTTGGTATCTTTTTCGTTTGATTCCTCTGCTAATTGGCTTACATTGTAAACATGGACAAAGTAGATGGCACCGGGCATATGCTTTTGGAATTTTAACAGATAGTATTGATATAACTGAATTGATGTTTATATCGAGCGCAGGCAGGAGTTTCCATGTGATTGTTCGTTTCGGGGGCGTAAAGGTCTCATTTATGTTTGCTATCCCAAGAACAAATGAATCGTTGTTATCATCATACTTgtagatataaatatttctagCATCGTTAAAAGTCTCAAATTGGTTGTAAAACAGCTCATCCAATAGATCAACTGACACGCTTTGAAATACATCATCATGTGGACCTTTCATGATACAAATAACTTTCTGATGGTCAAAAACCAAAAATcctttattaaatgaattaatttttcTGTCATATCCAAGGTCACAGTTCATTTGACTGAGTCTGCATGTTGTGGTGTTGTAAAGAAGGAGATAATCTTCATCTTCCGACAGCATTGCCACGTGGTTATTCCAACAAGATATCCCAATTACGTCAAAGTTAAACGTACTTAAGACTGGTGTCAAAGACGTGCAACTGTGTGTGGTGCTCATATTACCTACATACAAATAACATGTTTCAAACTCTCGTGTATATCTATATGTTCGTAAATCTAACGGAACGTTGGTGCTGTCATCTACCAACATATGTCCTTGTGGTGATACCTGTTTCAATACGTGCGTTTCCTTGTAATTAATCTGATAGCAAATTCCTTTGGAAAAACACAGTTTGTGTGGTACTCTTCTTAATTCCGTACCCTCAGTTTCACATGAGTGAACAAGTCTAGTTGTTACACGAGTATTATATTCCGGTTTTATACATTCAATAGTACCGTTGTCGTCATCTAAAACATGGTAAATTGTTTCTTCATCAGACATATCAAAAAAATAGTCACATTTAAGGGCACATGATGTATGTGATTCAACTTTGTGCCATTCCTTACTTTGTTCATCAAATACAATCATCAGATCGGTTTTAACGTTGTTGACGGtaactttgaaaataattgctATAAACCTGTCAACGAGCCTAATGCTATGTTCTGGAAGCATGTAACCATAGTTGAAGAACTTGTCACATTTTGCTTTTTCATTCATTGAATCGCTTAACTGAAGAAGATCGATATGGCAAAGtaaattgtcaaaatacttCATTCTTTTACCAGCATCATGCCTCGTCCAACGCATCAAAAAGTCGAATTTCAGATCCATTCCAACATATGACAATTGCTTGTTTGTTAAGATACAATCTACTGACTGATTGTCGATTTCCAACATCTCAGTTTGTACCATAAGCTCAACTAAATGTTCATGCAAATAGGGAACCAATGATGTTACCTGAAAGTCGTACAACGATTCTAAGCTTAGAATAATCCAAACAATGTGTCGTGTAATTGTCAACTCATTTAGCCACTCAACACAATATGACTTCAAAGTCGGAATTAAAAGAAACTCTGCCATTTCAAGCATCAAAGATATGTTGTCCATGTTAAGCACTGGAAATTTGTTGTATAGAAACATCAATGCCTGTTCAAGCGTGTCTTTGTCTCCGATGTGAATATGGACACTAcctttaagcaaaaaaaaaatactttaatttaaaagtattattCGTCAATAGTAACATTTGATACCTTTTGTAACCCCTTTATGTAATTTTTGGCATAATTATAGCATCCGTTTTCTTgtcttataataaaatatttacaccttaacttccattccttaaataaactgcctCATTCAGtgattgcaaatatttttcgatgaatgcaacatcttcggatatgttcggaacGCAATTCATCtagttattgtttgtatattgcCAACATGCCCCGACATATTTAAATCAACCTGAGTGTAAGacagttttaaaaatgtgatatgttaaatgtattttgtcattagcgtttcaattttacgtttaaatatcatttgaagAGAGTATTACTTCCCCGCGTAATTGTAAAGTATATGAtgaactgtttccggttacggtcgagtcattctatttacagaatgtacAAGAAAAATTACTTTTTGATGTTGATGtaataaattaaagtattttttaaatagttattgaaagaaaaaatgggATTTAGGTGTAAATACAAGTACAAATAGAGTCCTTCGGACCATCCTAACTGAGATCGTACACCGGTTATAACATCAATCCCAAAGttcattctttaaatgaattttaatccGAGCTTTCCAACCATTTTGATATACTAGTACTTGAAATCACCTCTTAACAGAAAAATACCTTTTTGGTGTTCGATGAATTCTTTTTGTCCAAACAAAGTTTCGAAAAATCCACTGCCAGCAAGGACACAACGATGAAATCGTTTTGTCTGAAAAAGACgaattaaacaattaacaacACTACTACTGCAAGTGCTAGtcttactgctactgctactgctactgttactACTACAATTACCACTACTAAatttattactactactacttctactactacttctactactactactacttctactactaccactactactactactactactactacttctactactactactactactactactactactactactactactactactactactactactactactactactactactactactactactactactactactactactactactactactactactactacttctactactactactactactactactactattactactactactactactaatactactactactaatactactactactactactactactactactactactactactactactactactactactactactactactgctactgctactgctacttatactaatactactactactattactactgtTACTtttgctacttctactactactactactactactactactactactactactacaactactactactactactactactactactactactactactactactattactactattactgctactactactactaatactactactactacttctactactactactactactactactactactactactactactactactactactactactactactacgactactactactactactactactactactactacgactactactactactactactactactactactactactactactactactactactactactactactactactactactactactactactactactactactactactactactacttctactactactactattacaacgacgacgacgacgaagTTGACggtgacgatgacgatgacgatgctAACGATGACGcttctgatgatgatgatgcttctgatgatgatgatgcttctgatgatgatgatgatgatgatgatgatgatgatgatgatgatgatgatgatgatgatgatgatgatggtgatgatgatggtggtggttgtggtgatggtggtggttgtggtgatggttgtggtggtggtggtgtagatgatgatgatgatgatgatgatgatgatgatgatgatgatgatgatgatgatgatgattgtatctttttatttgtttacatagtTTACATTTGTACTCCAATGTATTTTAACGGTTTAAAAAGAGAATATTAATCTTTTTAATGAACATCTTGGTCGGAATTATCGCGATGCCATTTGATATTAATCCTTCTAATTTTGGAAAATAGCTTGATTTTAAtgacaaaagtatatatataaagaatacACCTACCCAGGTCCCAAATTCGACTGTGAAGTCACAGTATTCATCCTGTCGTTCAACTTGACCAATCAAAGGACATGTGCTATGACGTTCAAACGTTGTAGGAAAGTCCATTCTTCCAACAAATCCGTTCTAGTCCATGGATATTTAGTTCACAATGTGATTTATATGgtctactttatttatttccttcAATTATATTCCCTTGACTTACAAAAATGAAACTGTTACACTGTATTTCAAGATGTTTGTGTCAAACTTATcgaattaaaacaatgaaaatcaaCTTCAAAAAGCATTTTGATGTACAGATCAACAATGTTATCTGATTATATCTTTTTCACAGAAATGCTTACGGAAGTGATGAAACATAATCGTTTAATAAGCTGTAGTTTATTATTAGAACAcgtattgatattttcaaaaaatatggCCATATGCCAGTTAGTATACATACTGACGTAATCAGTACAACCCAGCAAGAATTCTGTGCTAAAGTGTAATTTAAACTTCCAGGTTTATATTCTTTTAGTTAAGCGTAAAgcacatatacaaataatgtcGTTTGCTTAAAGGAACTGTGCTCTTAAGGTTTAGCAAGTTTTGTTCTTTACTACGACAATTTCTAGTAGCCCTTATCGACAATTAAGGGACACGAGAAATCCCTTTTTTGCAATTTGAAAGATTTAAAGCGCgacaacaattttattttaatatatgcttAACTAATATTAATCATTCATGTGAACCACAATGCAGCAATCAAAATCAGTAAAAAGTGTTATCAAGATTTCaccttttaaaacattaagaaaACTTCGGCTGTATTCATTCGAAAAGTATGGCAAAGATCTGATAATTTACCAGACTTTTTATGCTGAATTTCCGTtctgaatatcaatgataaatGTAAAACTGCACGTGAGGGGCGTTTGAAGGGTTGCTGGGTAGAAAAAAGTTTTCCAAAAGGGGCACTTTCTACAATTAATTCAAAACACCTAAACAATggaatatatgtattttcactCGTGACAATCTTACAGAGAAATCAAACAATACCCTCCATATATCGTTTATATTCTAAACCGTGCTAattaatattcttaatataatatgattaaaGATTAAAGGTAAACCAACGAATTCGTGAATTACACCTGAACATGATTCCACAGTTAGTAATTGAAGATTATGGCATCTGAACTTGATTGAAAACTCTGTCATCGGGAACTTGAAGTATGCTTTGAGCtaagtaaacattatttgggcctacttttaattgtattaaaagattcaagattcaagatttatttacagaatatccagaaggccatagcccatgtggacaaatatatatacactatagtgttttcaggtgattccatgcatacaaataacaaaactagacaaccaaaaaaacacaaaaaaacaacataaatatcaaatacgcAAATACACCAACTTCATAAGTTCAGTAAATCAAAGTATGTTATAATGTaatctattaattaaattaacgtGTCAATAACGTTATATGTTTAATCACAgataagttgaaataaatacatgtacatatatacaaaagttGTTCTATAATGAGAGTTGTGTTCGCAAAATATCTGCAACTCCCTATATCGGACAACCTATACAAAACGAAACTAAAGGAAGCTTAAGGAAAATCACTTAAATTCACTTTTGTAATAGCCATATCTGAATCAGGTAAGATTAGATAATGActgtaaatgtaacaaaattt contains:
- the LOC128243202 gene encoding uncharacterized protein LOC128243202; its protein translation is MDFPTTFERHSTCPLIGQVERQDEYCDFTVEFGTWTKRFHRCVLAGSGFFETLFGQKEFIEHQKGSVHIHIGDKDTLEQALMFLYNKFPVLNMDNISLMLEMAEFLLIPTLKSYCVEWLNELTITRHIVWIILSLESLYDFQVYSTCQNLPRIVGR